The Phoenix dactylifera cultivar Barhee BC4 chromosome 9, palm_55x_up_171113_PBpolish2nd_filt_p, whole genome shotgun sequence genome window below encodes:
- the LOC103701849 gene encoding stigma-specific STIG1-like protein 1, producing MARSFFIMALAMAFATSLAFATTSINEEQPTMAPSSDEVFSEDESSPVTGTSRFLAQYKPRATMTCDRFPRICRAKGSSGPDCCKKKCVNVMKDNLNCGQCGLRCRYGTTCCSGRCVNVMFDPQNCGGCKNRCKKGSFCSYGMCNYA from the coding sequence ATGGCAAGGTCTTTCTTCATTATGGCATTAGCCATGGCTTTCGCCACCTCTCTCGCCTTTGCAACCACGAGTATAAATGAAGAACAACCAACCATGGCACCGTCTTCCGACGAAGTCTTTTCAGAAGATGAATCATCTCCGGTTACAGGAACGAGCCGTTTCCTCGCCCAGTATAAACCCAGAGCCACCATGACATGCGATAGGTTCCCCAGGATTTGCCGTGCTAAGGGAAGCTCCGGCCCAGACTGCTGCAAGAAGAAGTGTGTGAACGTGATGAAGGACAACCTCAACTGCGGGCAATGTGGGTTAAGGTGCCGATACGGGACGACATGCTGCAGCGGCAGATGCGTCAACGTGATGTTCGATCCCCAGAACTGTGGGGGCTGCAAGAACAGGTGTAAGAAGGGAAGCTTCTGCTCATATGGGATGTGCAACTATGCTTGA